CCGCCGGCAATCAACGCCGACACCGCGAGGTACTGGTTGACGTCTCCGCCAGGCGCGCGGTTCTCCAGGCGCATCCCGGCGCCGTGGCCGACGACGCGCAACGAGCACGTCCGGTTGTCGAACCCCCACGCGACCGCGGTGGGCGCGAAGCTCCCTTCGGCGAACCGCTTGTAGGAGTTGATGTTCGGCGCGTAGCACAGGGACAGCTCACGCATGGTGGCGAGCTGGCCGGCGATGAAGCTGCGGAACAGCGGCGACATCCCGTCCTCGGCGCTGTCGTCGGCGAACACCGCACTGCCGTCCTCACCGCGCAGCGAGATGTGGATGTGGCAGCTGTTGCCTTCCCGCTCATCGAATTTCGCCATGAACGTGAGGCTCTTGCCGTGCTGGTCGGCGATTTCTTTGGCGCCGTTCTTGTAAATGGTGTGGTTGTCGCAGGTGATCCGCGCGTGGTCGTAGCGGAACCCGATCTCCTGCTGGCCGAAGTTGCACTCCCCCTTGACGCCTTCGCAGTACATGCCGGCACCGTCCATACCGAGCCGGATGTCGCGTAGCAGTGGTTCCATGCGCGTCGAGGCCAACATCGCGTAGTCGATGTTGTAGTCCGTGGCGGGCGTGAGGCCCTTGTACCCCGCGGCCCATGCCGAGCGGAAGGAATCGTCGAACACGATGAACTCGAGTTCGGTGGCGGCGTAGGGCACCAGGCCCTTCTCCGCCAGCCGCTCGATCTGGCGGTTGAGGATGCTGCGCGGTGCCTGGGTGACCGGCCGGCCGTCGGTCCACGACAGGTCGGCCATCACCAGCGCGGTGGCCGGCAGCCACGGAATCACCCGCAGGGTGTCGAAATCGGGCGTCATCACCATGTCGCCGTAGCCGGTCTCCCAGCTGGACATGGTGTAGCCGTCGACGGTGTTGTTCTCCACGTCGACGGCCAGCAGGTAGTTGCAGCACTCCGCCCCGTGGGCGGCGATGTCCTCGACGAACAACCGGGCGGACACCCGCTTCCCGGTGAGCCTGCCCTGCATATCGGTGAACGCGACGATGACCGTGTCGATCTCGCGTTCGGACACCATGCGTTCGAGGTCGGCCTGCGCCAACATGCCGGTTACGGCCCCCATGCGTGCACCTTTCCGACGGGCTTCACTTCTGAACGTGAAGCCGACCATTACCCAGCGTTCTGCCGGATGTTCACCAAGAGATTTACACGATCGCTATTTTGCAAAGGTAGGACACCAGACCTTTGGGATCTTATGCTGCCTACTGCGGCGGATGCAGACCGCCCTACTCGAGGTTCGAAGGAGGACCAGAGTGCCCGAGGGTCATGAACATCTCGACGACGACGAGCAACACCTCGCGAGGCTCGGTTACGTCCAGGAGCTGCAACGCTCCTGGTCGGGCTTCTCCAACTTCGCCATCTCGTTCTCGATCATCTCGATCCTGGCCGGCTGTTTCACCTCATTCGGCCTGGGCTGGAACAACGGTGGCCCCGCCGCGATCGCGTGGGGCTGGCCGATCGTCTCGGCTTTCATCCTCATCATCGGCCTCTGCATGTCCGAGCTCGTTTCGGCATTCCCCACCTCCGGCGGAATCTATTGGTGGGCAGCCAAACTGGGCGGACCGAAGGCCGGCTTCTACACCGGGTGGCTGAACCTGATCGGGCTCATCGCCATCCTGGCGTCGGTGTCGTACGGCTGTGCCACGTTCCTCGACCTGACGCTGGGCACCTTCAGCGAGGGCTGGCTGGCCGGCTACAGCCTCACCCGAACGTTCATCATGTTCGTGATGATCCTGGCGGCCTCGGCGACCATCAACATCTTCTCGAGCCATCTGCTGGCGGTCATCAACAACATCTCCGTCTGGTGGCATGTCGCGGGCGCGGTCGCCGTGGTGGCGATCCTGTGGCTGATCCCCGAACAGCACGCCACCTTCGGCGAGGTCTTCGCCCGCACGGTGAACAACAGCGGCATGTTCGGCGGCGAGACGTCCGGCATCGGCTGGCTGCTGTTCGTGCTGCCGATCTCGGCGATCCTCACTCAGTACACGATCACCGGATACGACGCGTCGGCTCACCTGTCAGAGGAGACCAAGAGCGCGGCCGACGGCGCCGCCAAGGGCATCTGGCGGTCCATCTTCTACTCCGCGATCGGCGGCTGGATCCTGCTGCTGACCTTCCTGTTCGCGGTGCAGGACGCCGACGAGGTGTCCGCGGGCGGCGGCGCGGTGGTGACGATCTTCAACCAGGCGATGGACTCCAAGTGGGTCGCGATCGTGCTGCTGATCTCCACCGCGGGACAGTTCTTCTGCACGACCGCGTGCCAGACCAGCGCCTCGCGGATGTTGTTCGCGTTCAGCCGCGACCGCGCGGTGCCCGGCCACCAGCTGTGGTCGAAGGTGAGCGCCAAACGCGTCCCGGCCAACGGGGTGGTCGTGACCGCGGTGCTGGCGGCCGTCATCACCCTGCCCGCGCTGGTCGAGGTGGACATCAACGGCGCACCGGTGCCGGTCGCGTTCTTCGCGGTGGTGTCGATCGGTGTCGTCGGGCTCTACCTGTGTTTCGCGGTCCCGATCTACTACCGGTGGAAGCTCGGCGACCGGTTCGAGGTGGGGCGGTGGAACCTGCGTGGCCATTACAAGTGGATGGCTCCGGTCGCGATCGTCGAGATCGTCATCACCGCGGTGATCGCGATGTTCCCGACGTCGCTGGGCGGTATGCCGTGGGATCCGAGCTTCGAGTGGAAGTTCGTCAACTACACCCCGCTGCTGGTCGGTGGCGTGCTGCTCCTGCTCTTCATCTACTGGCACCTGTCGGTCAAGAAGTGGTTCACCGGCCCGATCAAGCAGGTCGACGAGACTGGTGGGCGGCTCGAGGAGGTCTCCTGATCTCTGCGCGGCGCGTGACGAATGTGAGGTAGACCATTCGGAGCGCATACCGCAGCGCCAGGTGGGTACGCCACTGCGGTGTCCGTCAAACGAAAGTGCGATGTCCCGATTGACGCAGCTGTCAGGCACCCCCGACGCGGTCGCGGTAGGGTCTAGGCGATGTGTGGAGCCACCGGCGAGGTACGCCTCGACGGCAAAACCCCTGATCTAGCCGCCGTCTCGGCGATGGCCGAGACGTTGACCCGCCGCGGTCCGGACGGTTCCGGCGCCTGGTCGCAGGGCCGGGTCGCGCTCGGACACCGTCGCCTCAAGATCATCGACCTGTCCGAGGCCGGTTCGCAGCCCATGGTCGATGCCGACCTCGGGCTGACGATCGCCTGGAACGGCTGCATCTACAACTATCAGCAGCTGCGCACCGAACTCAGCGGCCACGGCTACCGGTTCTTCTCGACCAGCGATACCGAGGTGCTGCTCAAGGCCTACCACCACTGGGGTGACCGGTTCGTCGACCGCCTCTACGGGATGTTCGCGTTCGCGATCGTCGAACGAGACAGCGGACGCGTCCTGCTGGGCCGCGACCGGCTGGGGATCAAACCGCTCTACATCTCCGAGGACGCGAACCGGATCCGATTCGCCTCGACGCTGCCCGCGCTGGTCGCCGGCGGCGGCGTCGACACCCGCATCGACCCGGTCGCTCTGCACCACTACCTGTCCTTCCACTCCGTCGTGCCGCCGCCACTGACCATCCTGCGCGGGGTGAAGAAGGTGCCGCCCGCCTCGCTGGTGGCCATCGAACCCGACGGCCGGCGCACCACCACCACGTACTGGACCCCGGACTTCACGCGGCACGGCGACCGCGCCGACTGGTCAGAGCGCGACTGGGAGGACGCGGTGCTGACCGCGCTGCGACGCGCCGTCGAGCGGCGGCTGGTCTCCGACGTGCCCGTGGGCTGCCTGCTGTCCGGCGGCGTCGACTCCAGCCTGATCGTCGGCCTGCTCGCGGAGGCGGGTCAGGCCGGCCTGCAGACGTTCTCGATCGGATTCGAGTCGGTCAACGGGGTGGCGGGCGACGAGTTCAAGTACTCCGACATCGTCGCGCAGCGCTTCGGGACCGACCACCACCAGATCCGTATCGACACCGCACGCATGCTGCCCGCACTCGACGGTGCGATCGGCGCCATGAGCGAGCCGATGGTCAGCCACGACTGCGTGGCCTTCTACCTGCTCAGCCAGGAGGTGGCCAAGTACGTCAAGGTGGTCCAGTCCGGGCAGGGCGCCGACGAGGTCTTCGCCGGGTACCACTGGTATCCGCCGATGGCCGAACCCGGCGCAGCGTCGCTCGGGGGTTCGGTCGCCAGCTACCGGGCGGCGTTCTTCGACCGCGACCCGGACGCCGTCGGCGCACTCATCAATCCCCCGTATTTCGCCGCAGGCGACCCCAGCGGCCGCTTCGTCACCGAGCACTTCGCGCGCGAGGGCGCCGCGACCGGCGTGGACCGGGCGCTCCGCCTCGACACCACCGTGATGCTGGTCGACGACCCGGTCAAACGCGTCGACAACATGACGATGGCCTGGGGTCTGGAGGGCCGGGTTCCGTTCCTCGACCACGAGCTGGTCGAACTGGCCGCCACCTGCCCCCCGGAGTACAAGACCGCACAGGGCGGTAAGGGTGTGCTGAAGGAGGCCGCGCGCCGGGTCGTTCCGGCGGAGGTCATCGACCGGCCTAAGGGTTACTTCCCGGTGCCCGCGCTCACCCACCTCGAAGGCCCCTACCTCGAACTCCTGCGCGACGCCCTGTCCGCACCGGCGGCCAAGGAACGCGACCTGTTCCGGCCCGAGGCGGTCGACCGTCTACTGGCCGACCCGAACGGCCGCCTGACCCCGCTGCGCGGCAACGAGCTGTGGCAGATCGGACTGCTGGAGTTGTGGTTGCAGCGGCACGGGATCACGGGTCCGGCCGCATGACCAACCTCGGCTCCCACCTGGACCCGGACAGCGATCACACCGAGGCCATCACACTCGGGTTGCACGATGCTTCGCCGCAGCACCTGGTGGACGCGATGGCCGACGACGTCGTGCTCGAATTGGGTTGGGGCCGATTGATTTTCGGTCAGACTTTCGCCGATCCGGAGAAGCTGGCCAAGGTGCTGCAGCACGAGGGCCCGGGCCGGCGCGACATCTGCATCTACGCGCGCGAATCGCACGTGCTGGTGGCGCGCTCACCCTCGGAGCTGTTCATCGATCCGAGCCACACCTACCGGTTGCGCTTTCCCGAGCACGAGGACACCGCCGCAGGTAAACCCGTGGGATTCACCGTCCGGTCGCTGCGCGAACCGTCCGACGCCGATGCGATGAACCGGGTGTACGTGCAGTGCGGGATGGTGCCCGCACCGACCGCCATCATCTGGGACAACCACAACAACGCCGACGCGGTCGACTACCTGGTGGCGGTGCGCGACGACGACGGCAGCGTCATCGGCACGGTGACCGGCGTGGACCACAAGCGGCTGTTCAACGATCCGGAGGACGGGTCGAGCCTGTGGACGCTTGCCGTCGACCCGACGTCGAGCCTCCCGGGCGTGGGCGCCGCACTCACCCGCGCGCTCGCCCAGCTGTTCCGTGACCGCGGACGCTCCTATATGGATCTGTCGGTGGCGCACAACAACACCGCGGCAATCGCGCTCTACGAGAAGCTCGGCTTCCAGCGCGTGCCGGTGCTGGCGGTCAAGCGCAAGAACGCGATCAACGAACCGTTGTTCACCCACTCCCCCGAGACGATCGACGACCTCAACCCGTACGCACGCATCATCGCCGACGAGGCGATCCGGCGAGGTATCTGGGTCGAGGTGCTCGATGCGGGTGCAGGCGAGATGCGGCTGAGCCACGGTGGACGAAGTGTCATCACCCGGGAGTCACTGTCGGAGTTCACCTCCGCGGTGGCGATGGCGCGCTGCGACGACAAGCGTCAGACCCGGCGGCTCGTCTCGGAGGCGGGTATCACCGTCCCCAGGGGACGGCTCGCGACATTCGACGAGGAGGACCACACGTTCCTCGCCGAGGTCGGTGACGTGGTGGTCAAACCCACCCGAGGGGAGCAGGGCAAGGGCATCACCGTCGGTATCGACGGCCCCGAGGAGCTCGACGCGGCACTGGCGCGCGCCCGCGAACAACATCCCGACGTGTTGATCGAACAACGTGCGCCGGGCGACGATCTGCGCCTGGTGGTGATCGACCGCAAGGTGGTCGCGGCTGCGTTGCGAATGCCGCCGGAGGTCCTGGGCACCGGCACGCACACCATCCGCGAACTCACCGAGACCCAGAGCCGGCGGCGGGCGGCCGCGACGGGGGGCGAATCGCAGATCCCGATGGACAAGATCACCGAGAGCACCGTCAAGGAAGCCGGCTGGTCACTGGACGACGTACTGCCCGAGGGACAGCGGCTGCGCGTACGCCGGACGGCCAACCTGCATCAGGGTGGCACCATCCACGATGTGACCGCGGAGGTGAACCCGGCGCTGTGCCGCGTGGCGGTCGCCGCCGCGGAGGCGATCGGCATCCCCGTGACCGGGATCGATCTGTTGGTGCCCGAGGTCACCGGTGTCGACTACGTCTTCATCGAAGCCAACGAACGGCCGGGGCTGGCAAATCACGAACCACAGCCCACAGCAGCGGCTTTCGTGGATTTCCTGTTTCCCATGCAGCCGGGTCTGCCGCAGGCGTGGACGCCGGAGGAGACGCCCGCCTAAGTCACCAGGTGCTGGTGCGCATCACGATCTCGGCAGCGAGCTGCGCGGTGGAGTCGGCGGCGTTGCGCCGGCCCAGCAGGTCGACGAGGCGGTAGTCCGCGTATACGAAGCGCTGGCTGGCTTTCGCCACCGACCGGGATGCCGGGGTGCTGACCAGCGCCGTGGTGTTCATCTCCACCGGTGGGCAGTGTTCGTCGCGGACCGCCCCGGTCGGATCGGGCACCCGCGGATGCCCCCGGTCGATCACGACCAGCCCGATGAACCGGTCCAGCCGCGTGGCGGCCAGCTCCCAGGCCAGTTCGCCGCCGTGTCGGTCGCCCACGAGCAGGGCCCACCGGACATCGAGCGCGTCGAGGATGCCGACGACGGCCTTACCCGTGAGCCGGGCATCGGCGCCGATCACCACGGTGCGCAACGACGCGGTGTGCAACCGCTGGCAGATTCCGTCGTACGCCGCGGGCGAGTGCTGGGCGGCCCCGAGCAACACCACCGCCGAGCCCTTCTCGGGACCTGACACGTCCACCGGCACGGGGAAACCGTCGACGGTGACCATGGAGGAGAGCATTCGGCCACGCTACCGGCAACGCTGCGCCGGCGGGTGGAGTTTTTGGTGTTGCGCCGGTCTCAATCGGCGTCGATGCGCTCGGCCTGGCGGGTGGCGGTGTCCAGAAACGTCTGCGGCAGGGCACCTTTGGCGGTGATCTCAGGATTCGGTGTGGGAAAGGCGATCCCGAACACCGCCATGGTGCCGATGTTCTCGAAGCTGAAGTACACACTGTTGTCGACGCCGGAGAGTGTCATGGTCTGCCGGTACACCAGGGCGTCGGGCCGCGTGCCGTCGATGCGGGTGGTGGTCATCGGGATGCCCGCATCGGTCAGGTCGAAGAACGTCTCATAGCGGGCGCACCGTTCGGCGGCGGCGGCGAGCTGGTCGACGTCGAGCCGCCACGTCAGCACCGTCATCACTGAGCGCGCCCCGTCGTAGGCGGCGACGTACTTCGCCGCGCTGCCCGGTCCGCGTTGCGCCGAACTCTCGATCACCCGGGTCAGCCCGTCGGAGCACCCCTCGGGGCGCGAGAGCATCGGCGGTGGACCGCTCGCCGCGCCGGACTCGGCGGGCTCCTCGACGATGCGGTCGTACTGCACCCCGTCCGGGAAATCCGCGGCGGTGAGCACCACCTTCTCCAGGCGGGCACCCGGCCAGGTCGGTGTGCCCGTCACCGTGGTGGTGCACGCGGCGAGCACTCCGCACAGCAGCAGTGCACACGGCACCGCACGCCACCCGGTCATGGCGTCAGGCTACCGGCGCGACGACCTGCCGGTCAGGCAGCGTTGTCACCGACGAGGGACACGACGTTGTCGTCGGACACCCCGGCTGGAGCGGCCGACCGGACGGGATTCTGCATCGGCGGCTGGCCGTAGTCCACCTCGCGATGCGGCAACCGCTGGGTGATCGCGCTGACGGCGACCAACCACACCGCCACCGGGCCGAGATCCCACAGCGGAAATCTCTCGGTGATGTGCTCCAGGAGGATCTGGACGCCGGCTCCGAGGACCGCCGCACCGGCGATGGCACAGGCCGACCACGTCTTGTCGGCCCACCCCCACAGCGACACGGCGGTGAGTGCGGCGGTCCCCACACCGGCCGCCAGAAGGCTCGACCGTGGGCCATCGGCCGCCGGCGACGCGAGGAACGAGACCACGATGGGCACCATCGGCACCACGGCGACTGCGACGCCGACCGCCAGCGTCACGATCCACATCGCGATGCGACTTCTGCTCTGCACCGCCGACTTCGAGTCGACGATCCGAAGCGCGCGTTGGTTGAGCCAGTGCTGCACTCCCAGGATGACGGCGACGATCGCGAGGATCGATTCGGCCGCCGCGAACGGAGCCAGTGGCGTGGGGCGGGCCGCCGCCATGCCGAACACCGTCGCCAGGCTCACGCAGCAGGCGACCAGGACCCACGACGCCGCCCGCCACCGCCCGGTGTGGGCGCCCCGAAGAAGCGACGCCCAGCCGGCCTCGACATCGAGCTGCGGATACTGTCGGCCGATCGAATCGAGTTTCCGGCCCAGGGTTCGCCAGTTCTTGCCGGCCCGCCATGTCCGGGCGGCGATCAAGATGCCGAGGGCCGACAGCACCACCGCCGAGAATCCATGGATGAACCCGCCGGTGACGCTGACGCCCAGAGCGCCTGCGGTCGCCAGCACGGTGATCACGGCGATGGCGAGCCGCAAGGGGTCCGCGACCAGTGGCAGGGCGACGGCGACGGGGCGGATGGCGATGTTTCCCATGCGGCTCAAGGCGCCGCCGACCGAATACGGCGAACTGTTGCCCGGCCACAGTGCGCGGTACACCAGGGGCACCACGCGCGAGGCCAACGCGAACCGGTAACGCGGACCGACCACACTCAGTGATTCACCGCCCACCGTCGTCACCAGTGGTGGTGGTGGTGTGGAATCCGCCCGTCCGGGCTGCTTCACGATGAATTGCGCTTGTTGTTCGGCGGACTCCGCGAGGATGTCGTCCTGTAGTTCCTTGGTCTTCAGTTCGATGTACTCACGCCGCAGATCGGTGGTGGCGTTGACCGCGGCCTGCAACTGTCCGACGCCGGCTGCGGGCAAGCCGCCCTCGAACTTGCTGCGGTTGGCGAGGAGGCGCACGATACCTGCCGCGGCATCCAAACGGCCCCAGTGCCAATCGTTTTCGCGCCAGTGCCACAGGAAGAATCCACCGAAGCGGTTCAGCGCATTACCGGCCAGCTTCGCGTCCGCGGTGAGCAGGCCGTCGGTGTCCTTGAACACCTCGACCATGCGCGCCTCCCCCGGCGTCTTCCGTACCCACTGGCCGAGATACTTCGCCTTGGCCGCCTTCTCGAGGTGGGGAACATCGATACGCGGTCGTTCGTCGCCGGTGATGGTGTCGAATCGGATGACGTGTGCCGTGTCCGGAACACCCGTCGACGCGAAGATCTTGGCGATCTGCTCGATGCCGAAGGTGGCCAACGGCGGCAGATAGAAATGCGGATAGACCGACTCCGCCCAATACGCCAACCACTCGGGTGTCTGCGCCGGCGGCCGCGGGTCGTTGCGCGGGTCGTAGAGCCCTCTGACGGCCTCACCTGACCGTTCGCGGATCTGCTCGAGCATCGCGTTGAGGCCGGCCCGGACGCTCGTGACGAGCGACTCACCGCTCGGATACCGAAACTGGTTGGGCGCTGACAGGAGTCGGTACATGTCGGCATCGAGGTCTTCCGGTGTTCCCTCGGGTTCGCACAACAACTTGCGCAGTTGCGGAGTGATGCTCAGGCTCATCTGAGCACCGCGGCTCTCCTGCAGGCTGGTGATGAGGGGATACTTGTCGTCCGGGGTTCTGTTCTCGCTACGCAGCGGACGGGCCAAGACCTCGTCGACGGCACGGTGTTTGGCTTCACCGAGTACGGTCAGCCACCGGTACAACGCCGCCTTCCAGCACATGAGGTCGGACAGGAGCGCCCCGCGTTTGTGGTCGTCGACGAGTTCGGCGGGTAGCGGTGGAACCACCTCGTCCTCGGGTAGCGTGTAGTCGACGATGAGGTCTTCGAGCGCTCGGACCCACGCGATGAGGACACGAACCCAATCGAGCAGGGCCACCACGTCAGTGGACAACTGCCATTTGATGCTTGTGTCGTTGTAGGCAAGCGCCACTTCGTTTTTGATGCGGATCGCCGCCCTGTGCGGCAACGGGACGTAGTCCACAGCCTCACGCGGCGGGTAGCACAACTCCGCCCAGGGCTCGGTGAGCAGGCCCGCGATGCGCGGGGCGTCCATGGCGATGCGGCACTGGGTGTAGGACTCGTCGCGGACGAGTTCGGTGACGAAAGTGGCTGTCCTGCTCTCCGGGTCGCCCGCGGATTGCCGCAGTGCCCGCATGATGGCGGCCAGCGCCTCCAGCCTGCCGCGGGTTTGCAGCACCCGGTCGTTGTATTCGCGGATCAAAGACAACTCGTCGCCGGCGGTCTCCTGCCGTTGCTTCAACGCCAGGGAGCTCCGGATGACGGGCACCCAACTGGCGGCACTCGTCTTCTCCGGGGCGTCGGGCGCCGGGCCCCGGCTCACCGGCGGCTCCGGGTCGAGGTAGACCAACGATCGATCCGACGGTTCAGACGCCGACGCCCGCTGGATCGCCCGGATCGCCCGGTCGATCGGGATGTTGTCGAAGATGCCGCCGTCGACGACGCCGAACGGCTCATTCCGGCCGGCCGAGTAAAGGAACGCGCGGGCCATGTTGACCGTCACCTGCTCGGTGGTCGCGTAATCGGACGGCAACGGCGCCGATTCTCCCTGCGCGGCGGATCCGGAGCGCATCGCATAGATGCGCGCAGGTTCGAACGCGCCGGGGAACGACGAGGTGGCCCTGGCGGCGAGGGCCATGCGGTCGAGCGCCATCTGGCGGCGCCATCTCGCGGTATCGGCGACCTTGTCGGTCTTCTCACCCACATCGACTTCGTCAGGCACCCGGTCGGCGGGCGCCGGAATGGTCGAGTAGGTGGAATCGAGCGTGCCGCCGGTCTTGGAGAACGAGAATCGCGCACGGTTCTGACGCTCCGGGTGTCGCGGATCGTCGAGCAGAGTCGCGGCCAGTTCAACGGCGATCCGAGGCGTCGGCGAATCGCCGTTGGGGATGAGTTGTTCCGGGTACTGGGCCACGGTCGCCGGATCGAGGTCACCGGCGATCTGTCCCAATGCTTTGCGCACGACCTCGAAGAGCCGCCCGTCCCCGCGCAGGATCGACTCGACCCGGCCGGAACCGGGCTCCCGCAACAGCTCCCAGATTCCGCCGTCCTCGATCCAAGTCCGCCGTACGACGTCGTCCATGACGGTGTCGCACGCCTGGGCCAGGCCGAACAGCACCGCGTTCAATCCGCCGGCGCTGGCTCCGGCGAGGATGTCGATCTCGACCTTGTTGTATTGGCCCGTGCGCTGGAGCAGTTTCCGGTATACATCGGCACGGATCTCCCGGTGGTTGTGCGGATCTGGCCCGAGGTGTTCGTTGTTGCACGCCCGGCGGAACAGGTCGAGCTCGGCAACGGCGCCCCCGATCCACACCGCCAGGCTGACTCCGCCGCGCATCGCCAAGGCGAGTCGCATGGTGCGATAGGGCTTGCCGTCGGTCACTTGTCCCCCTCGATTTGCTCCGTCGAGCGATTGTGACGCCGGCCGACCGGCGGCACCTGCGTATGGCACTACTCGACCGGCGAGAAAACCTGTGGTCCTTGCGATGTCAATCGAAGTGCCCTCAGAGCCGGTACATCTCCCGCGCCATCCGCGAGTACTCGGTGAAATCACGCCGCGACTGCGGGTGGAGCCGTGGCTCGTGCCGCAGGCTCACGAACCAGGCGACGACCGTCCTGCGTCGGTGCGTCTCGCGGTGGGGGGCCGCCAGCGCCGCCGCCGAACCGAGCATCACCTCGTGCTCGGTGACGACCACTTTCGTCCGCGTCTTCGTCAGCGGAAGCGCCTGTGTGTAAAGGGTGTTCATGACAATCGCTCCTGGATGCGGGGCCGGTCTTCTCCGGCTCGATCACAGGGAACGTAAGGCGCTACCCGGCGAGGGTCGCGAGTAGTGCGCTACCCGTTCTTCGCCTACCGACGCAGCCCGGTCGTGACGGTCGGTCGTGACGGCGGCCCGGCGTCGAGGAGGTTCACGACGGCGTCCACGTCGAGGTGGCTCTGCAGCAGATCAGCCATGACGTCCAGTTGGGCGTCGCGGCGCGCGGAGACGTCGACGTCCCCGGCGACCACGAAGCCGGACCGACCTGCCGCGGCGGCCGCCTCGGTGAGCCAGGCCCGCCGGAACGCGTCGTTGTCGAACAGTCCGTGCCAGTGGGTGCCGAACACCGCGCCGCGGCGCACGCCGATGCCGGCCCAGTCGTCGGCGTCGGCGCGGACGACCTGACCGTGGTGGATCTCGTATCCGTGCAACGGTGTCGTCCAGTGCCGCAACGTCTTTTCGTCGGCGAACGCGATGTCCGCATCCACCAGCCCGAGCCCGTCCACCTCACCGGCCCGCGATTCGACGGAATCATCGATGCGGCGGCAGAGCATCTGGAAGCCACCGCAGATACCCAGGACGGGACGGCCGGAGCGGGCGTGTGCGGCGATCGGTTCGGCCAACCCGTTGGCGTGCAACCATTCCAGGTCGGCGACGGTGGCCTTCGTGCCCGGCAACACGACGACGTCCGCATCCGCCACGTCGGCCGGGTCGCTCACCCACCGCACCGCCACGCCCGGCTCGCACGCCAGCGCCTCGATGTCGGTCGAGTTGGAGATCCGCGGCAGCCGCAGTACCGCCACATGCAGCCCCTCGGTGCCGCGCGGCGGCGCCGGCCTGCCGATGACCCGGCCCGCCACGACGGACACGGAATCCTCGGTGTCCATCCAGAGGTCGTCGCTGTACGGGATCACTCCGTAGGTCGGGCGGCCCGTCAGGTCGCGCAGTTGGTCGAGGCCGGGTGCGAGCAGCGCCGGGTCACCGCGGAACTTGTTGACCACGAACCCGGCGATCAGCGCCTGGTCGTCGGGATGCAGGACCGCGACGGTGCCGAACAGATGAGCCAGCACCCCGCCCCGGTCGATGTCACCGACCACGAGGACCGGCAGGTGGGCCCGCCGGGCCAGTCCCATGTTGGCCAGATCGGTGCCCCGCAGGTTGATCTCCGCCGGCGAGCCGGCACCCTCACAGAGGACGAC
Above is a window of Mycolicibacterium baixiangningiae DNA encoding:
- a CDS encoding glutamine synthetase family protein, with amino-acid sequence MGAVTGMLAQADLERMVSEREIDTVIVAFTDMQGRLTGKRVSARLFVEDIAAHGAECCNYLLAVDVENNTVDGYTMSSWETGYGDMVMTPDFDTLRVIPWLPATALVMADLSWTDGRPVTQAPRSILNRQIERLAEKGLVPYAATELEFIVFDDSFRSAWAAGYKGLTPATDYNIDYAMLASTRMEPLLRDIRLGMDGAGMYCEGVKGECNFGQQEIGFRYDHARITCDNHTIYKNGAKEIADQHGKSLTFMAKFDEREGNSCHIHISLRGEDGSAVFADDSAEDGMSPLFRSFIAGQLATMRELSLCYAPNINSYKRFAEGSFAPTAVAWGFDNRTCSLRVVGHGAGMRLENRAPGGDVNQYLAVSALIAGGLYGIENELELPEPVSGNAYTSGAERLPTTLGEAAELFERSEVARAAFGDDVVEHYLNYARVELKAYNAAVTDWERVRGFERL
- a CDS encoding amino acid permease, which codes for MPEGHEHLDDDEQHLARLGYVQELQRSWSGFSNFAISFSIISILAGCFTSFGLGWNNGGPAAIAWGWPIVSAFILIIGLCMSELVSAFPTSGGIYWWAAKLGGPKAGFYTGWLNLIGLIAILASVSYGCATFLDLTLGTFSEGWLAGYSLTRTFIMFVMILAASATINIFSSHLLAVINNISVWWHVAGAVAVVAILWLIPEQHATFGEVFARTVNNSGMFGGETSGIGWLLFVLPISAILTQYTITGYDASAHLSEETKSAADGAAKGIWRSIFYSAIGGWILLLTFLFAVQDADEVSAGGGAVVTIFNQAMDSKWVAIVLLISTAGQFFCTTACQTSASRMLFAFSRDRAVPGHQLWSKVSAKRVPANGVVVTAVLAAVITLPALVEVDINGAPVPVAFFAVVSIGVVGLYLCFAVPIYYRWKLGDRFEVGRWNLRGHYKWMAPVAIVEIVITAVIAMFPTSLGGMPWDPSFEWKFVNYTPLLVGGVLLLLFIYWHLSVKKWFTGPIKQVDETGGRLEEVS
- a CDS encoding N-acetylglutaminylglutamine amidotransferase; translation: MCGATGEVRLDGKTPDLAAVSAMAETLTRRGPDGSGAWSQGRVALGHRRLKIIDLSEAGSQPMVDADLGLTIAWNGCIYNYQQLRTELSGHGYRFFSTSDTEVLLKAYHHWGDRFVDRLYGMFAFAIVERDSGRVLLGRDRLGIKPLYISEDANRIRFASTLPALVAGGGVDTRIDPVALHHYLSFHSVVPPPLTILRGVKKVPPASLVAIEPDGRRTTTTYWTPDFTRHGDRADWSERDWEDAVLTALRRAVERRLVSDVPVGCLLSGGVDSSLIVGLLAEAGQAGLQTFSIGFESVNGVAGDEFKYSDIVAQRFGTDHHQIRIDTARMLPALDGAIGAMSEPMVSHDCVAFYLLSQEVAKYVKVVQSGQGADEVFAGYHWYPPMAEPGAASLGGSVASYRAAFFDRDPDAVGALINPPYFAAGDPSGRFVTEHFAREGAATGVDRALRLDTTVMLVDDPVKRVDNMTMAWGLEGRVPFLDHELVELAATCPPEYKTAQGGKGVLKEAARRVVPAEVIDRPKGYFPVPALTHLEGPYLELLRDALSAPAAKERDLFRPEAVDRLLADPNGRLTPLRGNELWQIGLLELWLQRHGITGPAA
- the ngg gene encoding N-acetylglutaminylglutamine synthetase — its product is MTNLGSHLDPDSDHTEAITLGLHDASPQHLVDAMADDVVLELGWGRLIFGQTFADPEKLAKVLQHEGPGRRDICIYARESHVLVARSPSELFIDPSHTYRLRFPEHEDTAAGKPVGFTVRSLREPSDADAMNRVYVQCGMVPAPTAIIWDNHNNADAVDYLVAVRDDDGSVIGTVTGVDHKRLFNDPEDGSSLWTLAVDPTSSLPGVGAALTRALAQLFRDRGRSYMDLSVAHNNTAAIALYEKLGFQRVPVLAVKRKNAINEPLFTHSPETIDDLNPYARIIADEAIRRGIWVEVLDAGAGEMRLSHGGRSVITRESLSEFTSAVAMARCDDKRQTRRLVSEAGITVPRGRLATFDEEDHTFLAEVGDVVVKPTRGEQGKGITVGIDGPEELDAALARAREQHPDVLIEQRAPGDDLRLVVIDRKVVAAALRMPPEVLGTGTHTIRELTETQSRRRAAATGGESQIPMDKITESTVKEAGWSLDDVLPEGQRLRVRRTANLHQGGTIHDVTAEVNPALCRVAVAAAEAIGIPVTGIDLLVPEVTGVDYVFIEANERPGLANHEPQPTAAAFVDFLFPMQPGLPQAWTPEETPA
- a CDS encoding alpha/beta fold hydrolase, which produces MLSSMVTVDGFPVPVDVSGPEKGSAVVLLGAAQHSPAAYDGICQRLHTASLRTVVIGADARLTGKAVVGILDALDVRWALLVGDRHGGELAWELAATRLDRFIGLVVIDRGHPRVPDPTGAVRDEHCPPVEMNTTALVSTPASRSVAKASQRFVYADYRLVDLLGRRNAADSTAQLAAEIVMRTSTW